The proteins below are encoded in one region of Qipengyuania sp. HL-TH1:
- a CDS encoding flagellar protein FliS, which produces MLARARPGDAYRQSNFEARLIASGRDDLVLFCLDDLIDNLGLLEIAESRHDRAARSRVLTRCVTALTALEIGIDREAEMAESLAQFYGAAKSMLLDSIRAIDLEQIAQLRGDLREISAAFRAAKQGTMQA; this is translated from the coding sequence ATGCTGGCCCGTGCCCGACCCGGCGATGCCTACCGGCAAAGCAATTTCGAAGCCCGGCTGATCGCCAGCGGGCGCGACGACCTCGTCTTGTTCTGCCTCGACGATCTGATCGACAATCTGGGCCTGCTCGAAATCGCCGAATCGCGCCACGACCGCGCCGCGCGCAGCCGCGTGCTGACGCGCTGCGTCACCGCGTTGACCGCTTTGGAGATCGGGATCGACCGCGAAGCCGAAATGGCCGAGAGCCTGGCGCAATTCTACGGTGCGGCGAAAAGCATGCTGCTCGATTCGATCCGCGCCATCGATCTGGAGCAAATCGCGCAGCTACGCGGCGATCTGCGCGAAATTTCCGCTGCCTTCCGGGCTGCGAAACAGGGCACGATGCAGGCCTGA
- a CDS encoding response regulator transcription factor, with translation MLKVFVIDSAAARRAQVCRLLMDCRIHSEPFETVAEFAEHMPSQGLVLYCDERGDMAQLVEALEQRSWLPVIAYAHQPDIQRVVRAMQAGAASYVGFPIDPAEIMAEYGKLQGSFAARLAQRKRASTARRRLDTLSNRERQVLGCMLDYGTSKEIARYLGISPRTVEAHRANLMVRLDVRTATQAIRVAVEGGACGAAQAFASPSGRGGEGGNSPAPARVLQ, from the coding sequence ATGTTGAAGGTTTTCGTGATCGACAGTGCCGCGGCGCGCAGGGCGCAAGTGTGCCGCCTGCTGATGGACTGCCGGATTCACTCAGAACCGTTCGAGACCGTGGCGGAGTTTGCCGAGCACATGCCCTCGCAGGGGCTGGTTCTGTACTGCGACGAGCGCGGCGATATGGCGCAATTGGTCGAGGCGCTGGAGCAGCGTTCGTGGCTGCCGGTGATCGCCTATGCCCACCAGCCGGACATCCAGCGCGTCGTCCGGGCGATGCAGGCGGGAGCCGCCTCCTATGTCGGCTTTCCCATCGACCCGGCGGAGATCATGGCCGAATACGGCAAGCTGCAGGGCAGTTTCGCGGCCCGGCTCGCGCAGCGCAAACGCGCCAGCACGGCGCGGCGGCGGCTCGACACACTCAGCAATCGCGAACGCCAGGTACTCGGTTGCATGCTGGACTATGGCACGAGCAAGGAAATCGCCCGCTATCTGGGTATCAGTCCGCGCACCGTCGAGGCGCATCGCGCCAATCTGATGGTTCGGCTCGACGTGCGTACTGCGACGCAGGCGATCCGGGTGGCGGTCGAAGGCGGCGCTTGCGGAGCAGCGCAGGCCTTTGCGAGCCCATCGGGCCGCGGGGGCGAAGGGGGCAATAGTCCCGCTCCTGCTCGGGTCCTGCAATAG
- a CDS encoding sigma-70 family RNA polymerase sigma factor: MKYDHSHFKAQRAYASEINERIGNFLPMVRKLAWYYEGSCGASVDVDDLLQAGMIALTECAQRHDRPGEDGFAAYAKMRVRGAMIDLLRGQSPHARGAAAQRRRIDATMDRLRSALGRDPSAEEMAQELHVSVGEYHDMRTQLATRVVDLEDCYSDSNPAFGSTEPDAEARLLEADDRTALAEAIAQLPERLQLIVKLHFIEELNLTEIATVLDVSVPRVHQLKSSALAKLQLAIVERSSD, from the coding sequence ATGAAGTACGACCACTCCCATTTCAAAGCGCAGCGCGCCTATGCGAGCGAGATCAACGAGCGGATCGGAAACTTCCTGCCGATGGTCCGCAAGCTGGCCTGGTATTACGAAGGCAGTTGCGGCGCATCGGTCGATGTCGACGATTTGCTCCAGGCGGGAATGATCGCGCTGACCGAATGCGCGCAGCGCCACGACCGGCCGGGCGAAGATGGCTTTGCCGCCTATGCCAAGATGCGCGTGCGGGGGGCGATGATCGACCTGTTGCGCGGGCAATCGCCGCATGCGCGCGGTGCAGCAGCGCAGCGCCGGCGGATCGATGCGACCATGGACCGCCTGCGCAGCGCCTTGGGGCGCGATCCCTCGGCCGAGGAGATGGCGCAGGAACTGCATGTTTCAGTGGGGGAATATCACGATATGCGAACACAACTGGCGACGCGGGTCGTGGATCTGGAGGACTGTTATTCGGACTCCAATCCGGCCTTCGGTTCGACCGAGCCCGATGCCGAGGCGCGGCTGCTCGAAGCCGATGACCGGACGGCGCTCGCCGAAGCCATCGCACAGCTCCCCGAGCGGTTGCAGCTGATCGTGAAGCTCCATTTCATCGAGGAGCTGAACCTGACCGAAATTGCCACGGTGCTCGATGTCAGCGTTCCGCGTGTTCACCAGCTCAAATCATCCGCGCTGGCGAAGCTCCAACTCGCCATTGTCGAACGCTCCAGCGATTAA
- the fliD gene encoding flagellar filament capping protein FliD → MSISSSSIATSLGIGSGVDMTGLAEQLAEAQFAGRNQRLADKSETLERRISLAGSIRSSLSTFATALGDRLRTGDLAPLPTISNTAVAAVSTPLGAVGKGSYSLEVTKLANNQILTGPTYASASDTVGAGTLTIRFGTTSNASFTENTGKTPLTIDIAAGATLSQVAAAINGKNAGLNAYVAQTDAGAQLVVKGADGVQNGFTIEATEDGANPGLSALAWQPGDDPARLVKTSADAEFLLDGLARRSASNTIDSIAPGLSLTLTGTNVGAPATIGFNSATSAISGMMQDITGALNEIAAELSSAVDPLTGELSRDTGARALRRDLSALGSTVIMPNAAEGAPKTLAELGLAIERDGSFRFDEAKLVDALARDASGVAAMFTTGINGIYATIDRMARANSMASDPGTLAGSVARYQSQSDQLTRDLEKLAEQQETFRSNMVARFAKSESRITASQSTLSFLQSQIDIWNNQGN, encoded by the coding sequence ATGAGTATTTCCAGTTCCTCGATCGCCACCTCGCTCGGTATCGGCAGCGGCGTAGACATGACCGGTTTGGCCGAGCAATTGGCCGAGGCGCAGTTCGCCGGGCGCAACCAGCGGCTGGCCGACAAGTCGGAAACGCTCGAGCGGCGGATCTCGCTTGCGGGATCGATCCGCAGCAGCCTCTCCACCTTTGCCACGGCGCTGGGCGATCGGCTGCGGACCGGCGATCTCGCGCCCCTGCCGACGATCAGCAACACCGCGGTCGCCGCAGTCTCCACCCCGCTGGGGGCGGTGGGCAAGGGCAGCTATTCGCTCGAAGTCACCAAGCTGGCGAACAACCAGATCCTCACCGGGCCTACCTATGCCAGCGCAAGCGACACGGTCGGGGCCGGCACGCTTACCATCCGTTTCGGCACGACGAGCAATGCGAGCTTTACCGAGAATACGGGCAAGACACCGCTGACGATCGACATCGCCGCCGGAGCGACGCTGTCGCAGGTGGCCGCCGCGATCAACGGGAAGAACGCCGGGCTGAACGCCTATGTCGCACAGACCGATGCGGGCGCACAGCTGGTGGTCAAGGGGGCCGACGGTGTGCAGAACGGCTTCACCATCGAAGCCACCGAAGATGGCGCTAATCCGGGGCTGTCGGCACTGGCCTGGCAGCCGGGCGACGACCCCGCGCGGCTGGTCAAGACCTCCGCCGATGCCGAATTCCTCCTCGACGGCCTTGCCCGCCGCAGTGCGTCGAACACGATCGACAGCATTGCGCCGGGCCTGTCGCTGACATTGACGGGCACCAATGTCGGCGCCCCTGCGACGATCGGCTTCAACAGCGCCACCAGCGCGATCTCCGGCATGATGCAGGACATTACCGGCGCGCTCAATGAAATCGCCGCCGAACTGAGCAGCGCGGTCGACCCGCTGACGGGAGAGCTCTCGCGCGACACCGGTGCGCGCGCGCTGCGCCGCGATCTGTCCGCACTCGGCTCCACCGTGATCATGCCCAATGCGGCGGAAGGCGCTCCGAAAACGCTGGCCGAACTGGGCCTGGCGATCGAGCGTGACGGCAGCTTCCGCTTCGACGAGGCCAAGCTGGTCGATGCGCTGGCGCGCGATGCCTCGGGCGTGGCCGCCATGTTTACCACTGGCATCAACGGCATTTATGCCACGATCGACCGGATGGCGCGTGCGAACAGCATGGCGAGCGATCCGGGAACGCTGGCCGGATCGGTGGCGCGCTACCAGTCGCAATCGGACCAGCTTACGCGCGATCTCGAAAAGCTCGCCGAACAGCAGGAAACCTTCCGTTCGAACATGGTCGCGCGTTTCGCCAAGTCCGAAAGCCGGATCACCGCGTCGCAATCCACCCTGTCCTTCCTCCAGTCCCAGATCGACATCTGGAACAACCAGGGGAACTGA
- a CDS encoding transglycosylase SLT domain-containing protein, with protein MPTVSPVQNADVQGAIARAATRTGVDFDYLLAQARLESGLDPSAKAQTSSASGLYQFIDSTWLRTLDRHGAKHGMDWADAAIAPNGRVADTATRQQLLSLRYDADASSLMAAELTRENAAGLRSSLGRDAEPAELYLAHFLGLGGAQKFLGALGSNPDQSAAALMPQAARANRSIFYSGGSPRSVGEVMTLMRDKVSAAYGDMPMPTGGNRVEFDPARFAAHAPASTSRPSRGSLALPALPGPGGPRPSMADTLRTTFGEGGAGAGRANDHIAAAYGKFRAFGL; from the coding sequence GTGCCTACAGTCAGTCCAGTCCAGAATGCCGATGTGCAGGGTGCCATCGCCCGCGCCGCGACGCGGACGGGTGTCGATTTCGATTACCTGCTGGCGCAGGCGCGGCTCGAATCCGGGCTCGACCCCAGCGCCAAGGCCCAGACCTCGAGCGCGTCGGGTCTCTATCAGTTTATCGATTCCACCTGGCTGCGCACGCTCGACCGGCATGGCGCCAAACATGGCATGGACTGGGCCGATGCGGCGATCGCGCCCAATGGACGCGTGGCCGATACCGCCACGCGCCAGCAACTCCTCTCGCTGCGCTACGATGCCGATGCCTCGTCGCTGATGGCGGCGGAGCTGACGCGCGAAAACGCCGCGGGCCTGCGCTCCAGCCTGGGGCGCGACGCCGAACCGGCGGAACTCTATCTCGCGCATTTCCTCGGGCTTGGCGGCGCGCAGAAATTCCTCGGCGCGCTGGGCAGCAATCCCGACCAGTCGGCCGCGGCGCTGATGCCCCAGGCCGCGCGTGCCAACCGCTCGATCTTCTACAGCGGCGGATCGCCGCGCTCGGTCGGCGAAGTCATGACGCTGATGCGCGACAAGGTATCGGCAGCTTATGGCGACATGCCGATGCCCACCGGCGGCAATCGCGTAGAATTCGACCCGGCCCGCTTTGCCGCCCATGCGCCCGCCAGTACCAGCCGGCCCAGCCGCGGCAGCCTTGCGCTGCCCGCCCTGCCCGGACCCGGCGGCCCGCGCCCGTCGATGGCCGACACGCTGCGCACGACCTTTGGCGAAGGAGGCGCCGGCGCAGGCCGCGCGAATGACCATATCGCCGCCGCCTACGGCAAGTTCAGGGCGTTCGGCCTGTGA
- a CDS encoding EscU/YscU/HrcU family type III secretion system export apparatus switch protein, with product MSETAGEKTFAPTEKRLADATKKGDVLRSKDAGTAAVMLFGGAWLAIAGPLLLEGLAQLTREAFLFDARDIRDFSVGGLLMQGLLLGVPAILTLAVPVILVTLLSQLGFGRGRWVAANLKAKGQRINPMSGLKRMFGPQGLVEMGKGLLKVALLGSIAAWWWWTSMETVIGLGRGNLSAQLTAAWHAIVSLIFALGAGLVVIAFVDLPIQWLRQQKRLKMSYQELRDENKETEGSPEMRAARRQRQRDIATGSVAGAMREAQFVITNPTHFAVAMTYDPDKASAPIVLAKGRGDKAMAMKELARELDLPTLEIPQLARSVYYTTRERQIICEDLYGAVASVLAYVFSLKRGEAPPLPAIEVPAALRFDADGRVPVNPPRNASLSGR from the coding sequence ATGAGCGAGACTGCCGGCGAAAAGACCTTTGCCCCAACCGAGAAGCGGCTGGCGGACGCGACCAAGAAGGGCGACGTCCTGCGTTCCAAGGACGCGGGCACGGCTGCCGTCATGCTGTTCGGCGGCGCTTGGCTGGCGATTGCGGGGCCGTTGCTGCTCGAAGGGCTCGCACAGCTGACACGCGAAGCCTTCCTGTTCGATGCGCGCGATATTCGCGATTTCAGCGTCGGGGGCCTGCTGATGCAAGGCCTGCTGCTGGGCGTGCCTGCAATCCTCACGCTGGCGGTGCCTGTCATCCTGGTCACGTTGCTTTCGCAGCTGGGCTTCGGCCGCGGGCGCTGGGTGGCGGCCAATCTCAAGGCCAAGGGGCAGCGGATCAATCCCATGTCCGGCCTCAAGCGCATGTTCGGCCCGCAGGGGCTGGTCGAAATGGGCAAGGGCCTGCTCAAGGTCGCGCTGCTGGGCAGCATTGCGGCGTGGTGGTGGTGGACCAGCATGGAAACGGTCATCGGGCTGGGGCGGGGCAATCTGTCGGCCCAGCTGACCGCTGCCTGGCATGCCATCGTTTCGCTGATCTTCGCGCTGGGTGCCGGGCTGGTGGTAATCGCTTTCGTCGATCTGCCGATCCAGTGGCTGCGCCAGCAGAAGCGGCTGAAGATGAGCTATCAGGAGCTGCGCGACGAAAACAAGGAAACCGAAGGCTCACCCGAAATGCGCGCCGCGCGGCGGCAGCGCCAGCGCGATATCGCCACCGGATCGGTTGCCGGGGCAATGCGCGAAGCACAGTTCGTGATCACCAATCCGACCCATTTCGCGGTCGCCATGACCTATGATCCGGACAAGGCCTCGGCCCCCATCGTCCTCGCCAAGGGGCGCGGCGACAAGGCGATGGCGATGAAGGAACTGGCGCGCGAACTCGACCTGCCGACGCTCGAAATCCCGCAGCTGGCCCGCTCGGTCTATTACACCACGCGCGAACGGCAGATCATTTGCGAAGACCTGTATGGCGCAGTCGCCTCGGTGCTGGCCTATGTCTTCTCGCTCAAGCGCGGCGAAGCGCCGCCGCTCCCGGCAATCGAGGTGCCCGCCGCGCTGCGGTTCGACGCCGATGGCCGCGTGCCGGTTAATCCGCCGCGCAATGCGTCGTTATCAGGGCGATGA